In Archangium violaceum, the following are encoded in one genomic region:
- the hrpA gene encoding ATP-dependent RNA helicase HrpA: MSGDSTVPIPGDLPILHFPPELPISSRVEDITAAIAAHQVVIVAGATGSGKTTQLPKVLLAMGRGRPRQIGVTQPRRIAATSVAARVARELGTELGTDVGYQIRFEDRSSRRTAVKFMTDGVLLAQIHGDPLLRRYDTIVLDEAHERSLTIDFLLGWLKRILPRRPDLKVVVSSATIETERFSRFFGGAPVIHVEGRTFPVDVLYEPPPEDAELADSVADAVADVLSLDPDGDVLVFLPGEREIRETENALNARELRGTVVQPLYARLSAAEQARVFATIPERRVILATNVAETSVTIPGIVYVVDTGVARLSRYDPRSGTTRLHIEPVSQASADQRKGRCGRVRDGVCVRLYDEAGFTTRPAFTDPEIKRTGLAGVILRMKSLGLGDVEDFPFLDPPQPKSIAEGWRVLEELGAIEGKERTLTPLGHQLARFPVDPRIARMILAGAEYGCLDEVLIVAAALNLQDPRERPRELAQKADELHRRFRDEHSDFTGLLKLWAFVREAEGRGTSHLRRVCRDNFLSFLRVREWRDVQRQLEETVRELRLPRKGQGAPARGDALHQALLTGLLSRIGQWNPEQRHYTGAKQTRFMVHPSSALAKKPPAWVMAFELVETSQLFARTVAKLDPEWLAAAAPHLLKRSHSEPHWSEKSARAVVKESATLFGLQVYKERPVALASMDKERARLMFLEHALVRGEYRTRGAFQEKNRQVLERVARLRDKARRSELLDSEALLTFFDQRVPADVTDGASFEAWRRKAEAADPDVLVLSMEDALAHDPGLSPAHYPDALTLHGASVPVTYTFDPAAEDDGITLSVPLLLLAQLVPGELDWTIPGWQREKLTALLEQVPRAQRKQLGPVPDLVDRLEKELVPFRGPMIPALARAVSRLCGVDLPEESLRADAVAPYLRITLRVLDERGKELARSRDADALLEQHGGRARAALRSVAPVSDWERKGLTAWTFGELPPVVTRRVGGLELRSYPALVDRGAAVDLVLLETSSAADAVTRTGVRRLLMLAARGHVAVSAARMPLPFPSLDGAPPARGQADAFRALVLARGVDDAFKLAPGAPLPRTKEAFEALVREGSPRIEGAARDWAEAVMATSSALAATLAALKAASKGPSGAAAVRDIRSQLGHLFPANLIEWIPLPRLLDYPRYLRAAQARLARAVTNPGKDAGKAEPFTPLWETFLARRATVRDQEAARELRWAFEELRVAIFAPEVTTPVSVTVAKVGAALAALR, encoded by the coding sequence ATGTCCGGCGACTCAACCGTCCCCATCCCCGGCGACTTGCCCATCCTGCACTTCCCCCCCGAGCTCCCCATCTCGAGCCGGGTGGAGGACATCACCGCGGCCATCGCCGCCCATCAGGTCGTCATCGTCGCGGGGGCCACCGGCTCGGGGAAGACGACGCAGCTGCCGAAAGTCCTGCTCGCCATGGGGCGCGGCCGCCCACGCCAGATTGGCGTCACCCAGCCCCGGCGTATCGCCGCGACGAGCGTGGCGGCGCGCGTGGCACGCGAGCTCGGCACGGAGCTGGGCACGGACGTCGGCTACCAGATTCGTTTCGAGGACCGCTCGTCCCGGCGGACGGCCGTGAAGTTCATGACCGACGGCGTCCTGCTCGCGCAGATTCACGGCGACCCGCTCCTGAGACGCTACGACACGATCGTGCTCGACGAGGCCCACGAGCGCAGCCTCACCATCGACTTCCTGCTCGGGTGGCTCAAGCGCATCCTCCCCAGGCGCCCCGACCTCAAGGTGGTGGTGAGCTCGGCCACCATCGAGACCGAGCGCTTCTCGCGGTTCTTCGGGGGAGCTCCGGTCATCCATGTGGAGGGCCGTACCTTCCCGGTGGACGTGCTCTACGAGCCTCCCCCCGAGGACGCCGAGCTCGCCGACTCCGTCGCCGATGCGGTGGCCGACGTGCTCTCGCTCGACCCGGACGGGGACGTCCTCGTGTTCCTCCCCGGCGAGCGGGAAATCCGCGAGACCGAGAATGCCCTGAACGCGCGCGAGCTCCGCGGCACGGTGGTGCAGCCCCTGTACGCGCGCCTGTCGGCCGCCGAGCAGGCGCGCGTCTTCGCCACCATCCCCGAGCGCCGGGTCATCCTCGCCACCAACGTGGCCGAGACGTCGGTCACCATCCCGGGCATCGTGTACGTCGTGGACACGGGGGTGGCGCGCCTGTCGCGCTACGACCCGCGCTCGGGCACCACCCGCCTGCACATCGAGCCGGTCTCCCAGGCCAGCGCCGACCAGCGCAAAGGGCGCTGCGGCCGCGTGCGCGATGGCGTCTGCGTGCGCCTCTACGACGAGGCGGGCTTCACCACGCGGCCAGCCTTCACCGACCCGGAAATCAAGCGCACCGGGCTCGCGGGGGTCATCCTGCGGATGAAGTCCCTCGGCCTCGGTGACGTCGAGGACTTCCCCTTCCTCGACCCGCCCCAGCCGAAGTCCATCGCCGAGGGCTGGCGGGTGCTCGAGGAGCTCGGGGCCATCGAGGGCAAGGAGCGCACCCTGACGCCGCTCGGGCACCAGCTCGCGCGCTTCCCGGTGGACCCGCGCATCGCGCGGATGATTCTCGCCGGCGCCGAGTACGGGTGCCTGGACGAGGTGCTCATCGTCGCCGCGGCGCTCAACCTGCAGGACCCGCGCGAGCGGCCACGGGAGCTCGCGCAGAAGGCGGACGAGCTGCACCGGCGCTTCCGAGACGAGCACTCGGACTTCACGGGCCTGCTCAAGCTGTGGGCGTTCGTGCGCGAGGCCGAGGGCCGGGGGACGTCCCACCTGCGGCGCGTGTGCCGGGACAACTTCCTGTCCTTCCTGCGGGTGCGCGAGTGGCGGGACGTCCAGCGCCAGCTCGAGGAGACCGTCCGCGAGCTGCGCCTGCCGCGCAAGGGCCAGGGCGCCCCGGCGCGCGGGGACGCCCTGCACCAGGCGCTGCTCACCGGGCTCCTGTCCCGCATCGGCCAGTGGAATCCGGAGCAGCGCCACTACACGGGCGCGAAGCAGACGCGCTTCATGGTTCACCCCTCGTCGGCGCTCGCGAAGAAGCCCCCTGCCTGGGTGATGGCGTTCGAGCTCGTGGAGACGTCCCAGCTGTTCGCGCGCACCGTGGCGAAGCTCGACCCGGAGTGGCTCGCGGCGGCGGCCCCCCACCTGCTCAAGCGCAGCCACTCCGAACCGCACTGGTCGGAGAAGTCCGCGCGCGCCGTGGTGAAGGAGAGCGCGACCCTCTTCGGGCTGCAGGTCTACAAGGAGCGCCCCGTGGCCCTGGCCAGCATGGACAAGGAGCGGGCACGGCTGATGTTCCTCGAGCATGCCCTGGTGCGCGGCGAGTACCGCACGCGGGGGGCGTTCCAGGAGAAGAACCGCCAGGTGCTCGAGCGCGTGGCACGCCTGCGGGACAAGGCCCGGCGCAGCGAGCTGCTCGACAGCGAGGCGCTGCTGACGTTCTTCGACCAGCGCGTCCCGGCGGACGTGACGGACGGGGCGAGCTTCGAGGCCTGGCGCCGCAAGGCCGAGGCGGCCGACCCCGACGTGCTCGTCCTCTCGATGGAGGATGCCCTCGCGCACGACCCGGGCCTGTCCCCGGCGCACTACCCGGACGCCCTCACCCTGCACGGCGCGTCCGTGCCGGTGACGTACACCTTCGACCCCGCGGCCGAGGACGACGGCATCACCCTGAGCGTGCCGCTGCTGCTGCTCGCCCAGCTGGTCCCGGGAGAGCTCGACTGGACCATCCCCGGGTGGCAGCGGGAGAAGCTCACCGCCCTGCTCGAGCAGGTCCCCCGCGCCCAGCGCAAGCAGCTGGGGCCGGTGCCGGACCTGGTCGACCGTCTCGAGAAGGAGCTGGTACCCTTCCGCGGGCCGATGATTCCAGCGCTCGCGCGTGCGGTGTCCCGGCTGTGCGGCGTGGACCTGCCCGAGGAGTCCCTCCGGGCGGATGCCGTGGCGCCGTACCTGCGCATCACGCTCCGGGTGCTCGACGAGCGGGGAAAGGAGCTCGCGCGCAGCCGCGACGCCGACGCGCTGCTCGAGCAACACGGGGGACGTGCCCGGGCGGCGCTGCGCAGCGTGGCACCGGTCTCGGACTGGGAGCGCAAGGGGCTGACGGCCTGGACCTTCGGAGAGCTGCCCCCCGTGGTCACCCGGCGGGTCGGTGGGCTCGAGCTCCGCAGCTACCCCGCGCTCGTCGACCGGGGTGCCGCCGTGGACCTGGTGCTGCTCGAGACATCCTCCGCCGCCGACGCGGTGACGCGCACGGGGGTCCGCCGGCTCCTGATGCTCGCCGCGCGTGGACACGTGGCGGTGAGCGCCGCGCGCATGCCGCTGCCCTTCCCGTCCCTGGACGGTGCGCCGCCCGCGCGGGGCCAGGCCGACGCCTTCCGGGCGCTCGTCCTCGCACGCGGCGTCGACGATGCGTTCAAGCTCGCACCGGGCGCGCCGCTGCCCCGCACGAAGGAGGCCTTCGAGGCGCTCGTCCGTGAGGGCTCGCCGCGCATCGAGGGTGCGGCCCGGGACTGGGCGGAGGCCGTCATGGCCACCTCCTCGGCGCTCGCCGCGACGCTCGCCGCACTCAAGGCAGCATCAAAGGGGCCGAGCGGCGCGGCGGCCGTGCGGGACATCCGCTCGCAGCTCGGGCACCTGTTCCCCGCGAACCTCATCGAGTGGATTCCCCTCCCGCGCCTGCTGGACTACCCGCGCTACCTCCGCGCGGCCCAGGCACGGCTGGCGCGTGCGGTGACGAACCCCGGCAAGGACGCGGGGAAGGCCGAGCCCTTCACCCCCCTGTGGGAGACCTTCCTCGCCAGGCGCGCCACCGTGCGTGACCAGGAGGCGGCGCGGGAGCTGCGGTGGGCCTTCGAGGAGCTCCGCGTGGCCATCTTCGCCCCGGAGGTGACGACGCCCGTGTCGGTGACGGTGGCGAAGGTCGGCGCGGCCCTCGCGGCGCTGCGCTAG